The Zalophus californianus isolate mZalCal1 chromosome X, mZalCal1.pri.v2, whole genome shotgun sequence genomic interval aaaatgttaacctcatccaaataaataaataaataaataaataaataaaaataaaaaacaccctTACAGGTACACCCACAATgcttgaccaaatatctgggcaccaggcaagttgacacataaaattaaccatcacagtattATTCATAGCAGATGCAGAGTCAGCAAATAACTAACATTATAGTATTATAATCTGTGAAAACTATTTGTTTTGAGTTTCAGTTACGGTCATCctttaaaatgttacaaaactgggcgcctgggtggctcagtaggttaagcgtctgccttcagttcgtgtcatgattccagggtcctgggatcaagtcccacattgggctccctgcccagcagggaagctacttctccctctccctctacccttccccctgctcatgctctctctctctctctctctcaaataaataaataaaatctttaaaaaaatgtcgcAGAATAGTTACACAACTGATAGTAGGCaagaagttcttttctttttttgatgtagtgttccatgattcattgtttgtgtataacacccagtattccatgcagaacgtgccctccttaatacccatcaccaggctaacccctccccctacccccctcccctctagaaccctcagtttgtttctcagagtccatagtctcccatggttcgtctacccctccaatttcccccccttcattcttcccctcctgctaacttcctcttcttttttttaaacatataatgtattatttgcttcaaaggtacagatctgtgattcaacagtctggcacacttcacagtgctcaccatagcacataacctccccagtgtctatcactcagctaccccatccctcccaccccccaccactccagcaaccctcagtttgtttcctgagattaagaattcctcatatcagtgaggtcatatgatacatgtctttctctgattgacttatttcactcagcataacaccctccacttccatccacgtcgttgcaaaaggcaagatctcattcctttcgatggctgcatgatattcttttgattatatatatatatatataccacatcttctttatccattcatctgtcgatggacatcttggctctttccacagtttggctattgtggacattgctgctataaacatcggggtgcatgtacccctttggatccctacatttgtatctttggggtaaatacccagtagtgcaattgctgggtcgtagggtagctctattttcagctttttgaggaagctccatactgttttccagagtggctgcaccagcttgcattcccaccaacagtgtaggagggtcccctttctccacatccccgccaacatctgtcatttcctgacttgttacttttagccattctgacgtgtgaggtgataactcatcgaggttttgatctggatttccctgatgccgagcagtgttgagtaccttttcatgtgtctgttggccatttggaagtcttctttggaaatatgtctgttcatgtcttctgcccatttcttgattggattatttgttctttgggtttgagtttgataagttctttatagattttggatatgagccctttatctgatatgtcatttgcaaatatcctctaacgttctgttggttgtcttttggtttggttgactgtttcttttgctgtgcaaaagctttttatcttgatgaggtcccaatagttcatttttgcccttgcttcccttgcttttggtgatgtttctaggaagaaggtgctgcggctgaggtcgaagaggttgctgcctgtgttctcctttaggatgttgatggactcctgtctcacatttaggtctttcaaccatgttcagtctatttttgtgtgtggtgtaaggaaatggtccagtttcattcttctgcatgtggctatccaattttcccagcaccatttgttgaagagacggtcttttttccattggacattctttcctgctttgtcaaagattagttgaccatagagttgagggtccatttctgggctctctgctctgttccattgatctatgtgtctgtttttgtgccagtaccatactgtcttgatgaatacagctctgtaatagagctggaagtccggaattgtgatgccacaggctttgcttttctttttcaccattactctggctattcggggtctcttctggttccatacaaattttaggattctttgttccatttctttgaaaaaagtggatggtattttaatggggattgcattgaatgtgtagattgctctaggtaacgttgacatcttcacaatagttgttcttccaatccatgagcatggaacctttttccatttctttgtgtcttcttcaatttctttcatgagtattttatagttttctgagtacagatcctttgcctcttcggttagattttttcctaggtatcttacggttttgggtgcaattgtaagtgggatcgactccttaattgctctctcttctgtcttgttgttggtggatgggaatgccactgatttctgtgcactgatttatatcctgccactttactgaattcctgtatgggttctagcagttttggggtggagtcttttgggttttccacataaagtatcatttcatctgcaaacagtgagagtttgacgtcttctttgccgatttggatgccattgatttctttttgttgtctgattgctatggctaggacttctgatactatgttgaatagcagtggtgatagtggacatccctgccacattcctgaccttaggggaaagctctcagtttctccccattgagaatgatattcgctgtgggtttttatagatggcttttatgatcttgaggtatgtaccctctatccctatactctgaagagtttcgatcaagaaaggatgctatatgttgtcaaatgcttttctgcatctattgagaggatcatatgattcttgttctttctcttgttaatatattgtatcacgtcgattgatttgcgggtgttgaaccaaccttgcagcccagggataaatcccacttggtcgtggtgaagaatccttttaatgtactgttggaccctattggctagtattttggtgagaatttttgcatccatgttcatcaaggctattggtctataattctcctttttaatggggtctttgtctggttttaggatcaaggtaatggtggcctcataaaatgagtttggaagttttccttccatttctattttttggaacagtttcaggagagtaggtattaattcttctttaaatgtctggtagaattcccctgggaagccatctggccctgggcttttgtttcttgggagatttttgatgactgcttccatttccttagtggttataggtctgttcaggttttctatttcttcctagttcagttttggtaattgatacatctctaggaatgcatccatttcttccaggttatctaatttgctggcatagagttgctcataatatgttcttataattttttgtatttctttggtgttggttgtgatctctcctctttcattcacgattttgttgatttgggtcatttctcctttctttttgataagtctggccagcggtttatcaatcttgttaattctttcaaagagccagctcctactttcgttgatctgttctattgttcttttggtttctatttcattgatttctgctctgatctttattatttctcttctcctgctgggtttaggctttatttggtgtTTCTTCtctagcccctttaggtgtagggtttggttgtgtatttgagacctttcttgtttcttgagaaaggcttgtattgctatatactttcctctcaggactgcctttgctgcatcccaaagattttgaacagttgtgttttcatttgcattggtttccatgaactttttaattcttctttaatttactggttgacccattccttctctagtaggatgttctttagcctccatgtatttgagttctttctgtctttcctcttgtgattgagttctagtttcaaagcattgtggtctgaaaatatgaaggggataatcccaatcttttggtaccagttgagacctgatttgtgacctaggatgtgatctattctggagaatgttccatgtgcactagagaagaatgtgtattctgttgctttgggatggcatgttctgaatatgtctgtgaagtccatttggtccagtgtgtcatttaaagtctttatttcctttgatcttttgctgagatgatctgtccatttcagtgagggggtgttaaagttccccactattattgtattgttgtcaatgtgtttctttgcttttgttattaattgcgttataaaagtggctgctcccatgttaggggcatagttatttacaattgttagatcttcttgttggatagaccctttaaagtAGGATatcgtgtccttcctcatctcttattacagtctttggtttaaaatctaatttgtctgatatcaggattgtcaccccagctttcttttggtgtccattagcatggtaaatggttttccacctcttcactttcaatctgggggtgtctttgggtctaaaatgagtctcttgcagacagcctattgatgggtcttgttttttaatccagtctgatagcccgtgtcttttgattggggcatttagcccatttacattcagggtaactattgaaagatatgaatttagtgccgttgtattgcctgtaaggtgactgttactgtatcttgtctgtattcctttctggtctatgctgcttttaggctctctctttgcttagaggacccctttccatatttcctgtagggctggtttcgtgtttggaaattcctttagtttttgtttgtcctggaaggtttttatctctccttctattttcaatgacagcctagctgtatatagtgttcttggctgcagatttttctcgtttagtgctctgaatatatcatgccagtcctttctggcctgccaggtctctgtggataggtctgttgccaatctaatgtttctaccattataggttacagatctcttctcccgaggtgttttcaggattttctctttgtctctgagactcataagttttactattagatgtcgggttgttgacctatttttattgattttgagagggattctctgtgcctcctggattttgatgcctgtttccttccccacattagggaatgcctctgttataatttgctccaatataccttctgcccctctctctctttcttcttcttctgggatccccattattctaatgttgtttcgacTTATGGTATTGCTCATCTCCCGAATTCTgacctcgtgatccagtagttgtttatctctctttttctccgcttctttattttccatcatttggtcttctatatcactgattctctcttctgcctcatttatcctagcagttagtgcccccatttttgattgcacctcatcaatagcctttttgatttcgacttggttagattttagttcttttatttctccagaaagggtttctctaataacttccatgcttttttcaagcccaactagtacctttaaaatcttgattctgaactctaggtccgacatcttactaatgtccgtattgagtaggtccctggcagacggtactacctcctgttttttttgttgaggtgattttttccgtcttgtcattttgtccagaggagaatagatgaatgagaaaacaaaatgctaacagggtaacaacgtccccagaaaatatactctaaacaaatcagaaaagacctgaaaccagaggaaaagaaaggaaacgaaagaaaaaagaatgagaaaaaagaaaaagataaaaacaagcaaaagcagaacaaaacaaaacccagaatatcatcaaatatgattaggctggtgcatagatcagtgccacacactagattttgggggtattttggtctgttcgaagaaagtgcctcccaacattttaaagaaagacagacatatatgtacaaaataagggttgatacgatgaagggatggaagatgagtgtaaagatgaaaattataaaaaattttataagaggaattgataagaagttgtttgagaaaaagaagaggataaaaaaaagaaagaaagaaaaggggggagagaatgtgatgaggcaggagactagaacaaagccatacactatagatttagggtatattttgatctgttagaagaaactgtatctcaaaattttaaagagagaacaacttatatatatatatgccaaaaataagggtaactacactgaagggatagaatatgactctgaaaatgaaaaataaaaatgtttttttcaaaaagggattgataagatgttggttgaaaaagggaaaaagaaaaattaaaaaagaaaagacagttaaaaaacaaattaactttgaaagactaaagaatcgtggtaaaaaagccatgaattctatgtgcagtattcccctagtgctggagttctgccgttctcatggatcggtaaacttggtcttggctggctgttcttgctgatcttctgggggaggggcttgttgccgtggttcccaaatgtccttgccggaggcagaattgccccacccttgcctgtccgggctaagtaatctgctcgggtttgctctcgggagcttttgttccctgcaagctttccgtgtAGCATTgtaggaggagagtgaaaatggtggcctcccaatctccgccccggaggagccgagaactcgggaccccgctcctcagtgcgcccccagagaaaagcagtcaatcactcctgtctccccggtctccggccacactccgtgctcacctggcttgtgaccgagcgtttctatctctggcacacgactcggtgtggagtctccaaacccagcagatccctgcggtgcgctcctgcacctctcctcccgggggaggaaggggtggcaCTTTTATTTTGAGATTCCTTTCATATTGTAGCTGACATAActagattatttttaagtaattcttttatttatagttttatttttacaaataattgaTATATTCATCTACTCTTCACCATGCTATAAAATTGTAAGGAGAATATATATGAATACTGATTCCATAGCTAATAAAACATTTATGAGCCCAAGCAGAAGGTCACAGAAGAATGTTTATAAGCATTAGGTATTAAATTGACAGATGTTGTGGAATCAAAGTTGCACATACACAGTGGGATACTCATCATGAATTCTACTTGATGTTTAAATGAGAGAGATATCAAGTAAGTAGAAAACTGTTTAAACATCTTCATGTGCATCTTCTTCtacatttgagtttatttttacttgGTGTATAGGAGTCCTAACAGAATCATGTTTCCACCCCTTCCAGGTGAACAACTTCTCAAGGAAGCCTGGCATCCTATAGCCCTTgcttagaataaaatctttaaaagcaattgTTCCATAAAGATCTTCAAGAATATCCTGTTCAGGAAAATTCTTTCCATATCTCCCATCTTGAGCCTCATGTAAGACCTTGGGATCAATCAAAGGTTCATCATTTGTTAGCTTTTTCCACAACTTGGGCTTCAGGTACCATGCTCCATACCTCATCTTCACCCAGTTGGGTTTGTAAGGATTCTGTGGTGTCTTGAGTTTCCTCTCCCAATTTTCCCACTATATGGAGAATTTTATATTCTCCATATCCATTATATGGATAATTTTATATTATCCATTTTATCTAGCCCCATTCTGTACTTTAGGTCCAAAGGAACATGGTTTCCTTTCTTCGTGTGGCTCATGTCATAGGTTGGTTTGCATTCATAGCCAATGTCAAACTGTTTCATGATGAATTCTTCGTCAATGCCCAAGTCTCCAAAAGTAGCAACACATTTGCAGAATTTCTGGACTCCTGTCGGTACTTTTCTATGAAGAGGAGGATTTTTGAGCAAATCCTTTGTGCTTGACCTCCTTTCTTCATGAGGTAACTTGTCTGGATGTGACCCAGGAGTCTTCTTGGGAAGTTCCGGGTTGACTTTGGTAGGACATTTCTCACTAAGCTTTGTGGGGGGCTTCATTCTTTTCTTGGTGTTCTGACGATAAGCCCATGTGTCCTTCAGCTTCTTGTCAGGATCGAGCACTTCCAGCACCTTTAATAAGAGGTCTGGAGGTAGATCGTTCTCCAGACTTGGGCAGAGAGCCAAGGGATGCTCGGTCAGGTGGTCTTCGATATCCTCTACGAATGCCTTCCGTGCTAGCTGGGCTGGCGACAGTGTGGAGAACAGGTCTGCTTTGTGGATCAgctttttctgattctttgtgAGGGCAGGTTTGAGAACTCTGTGAGCAATCATGGGAAGAAAGCCTTCCTTAGGGCCACGTGTGATCAGATCCTCACAAGGTGGACATCCCCTCCTGAAGTCGTCCAGCCCCTCTTTCACAAATATCCACCGCCGGCTGTCCAGGGTGGTGGGGAACTTGAGAAGCTTGTTCTTGTGCTTTGCGAAACACTTGGAAGGTAACCTGTCTTTGTACCAGGGCTTGTGTTCATGCCCAGGGGTTGGTTCCAGTGGCCCAGGACTTAACAGCCACTTCTTGTCCACCATGGTACCTCTGGTCCCGGGGCGAT includes:
- the LOC113930170 gene encoding LOW QUALITY PROTEIN: protein FAM47E-like (The sequence of the model RefSeq protein was modified relative to this genomic sequence to represent the inferred CDS: substituted 1 base at 1 genomic stop codon), with product MVDKKWLLSPGPLEPTPGHEHKPWYKDRLPSKCFAKHKNKLLKFPTTLDSRRWIFVKEGLDDFRRGCPPCEDLITRGPKEGFLPMIAHRVLKPALTKNQKKLIHKADLFSTLSPAQLARKAFVEDIEDHLTEHPLALCPSLENDLPPDLLLKVLEVLDPDKKLKDTWAYRQNTKKRMKPPTKLSEKCPTKVNPELPKKTPGSHPDKLPHEERRSSTKDLLKNPPLHRKVPTGVQKFCKCVATFGDLGIDEEFIMKQFDIGYECKPTYDMSHTKKGNHVPLDLKYRMGLDKMDNIKFIXWENWERKLKTPQNPYKPNWVKMRYGAWYLKPKLWKKLTNDEPLIDPKVLHEAQDGRYGKNFPEQDILEDLYGTIAFKDFILSKGYRMPGFLEKLFTWKGWKHDSVRTPIHQVKINSNVEEDAHEDV